In a single window of the Chondrocystis sp. NIES-4102 genome:
- a CDS encoding indole-3-glycerol-phosphate synthase, protein MQIRRRNPNPQVNTGEVVYQSNIPNSEPNNILEKIVWYKEVEVERMRDRLPLEQLRDQVKKATPPKDFLGALRKGKTNPALIAEVKKASPSKGVIKADFNPVAIARAYEEGGASCLSVLTDEKFFQGSFENLNLIRQEVDLPLLCKEFIIYPYQIFFARAKGADAVLLIAAVLPDKDLNYFVKITKSLGMTPLIEVHTLEELDRVLAIEGVELIGINNRNLEDFSVNLDTTKELLTARQETLANKNILIVSESGLHQAEDIKTVKEAGAKAVLIGESLVKQADIPQAINSLFS, encoded by the coding sequence ATGCAGATCAGACGTAGAAACCCTAATCCTCAAGTTAATACAGGAGAAGTGGTATATCAATCAAATATCCCTAATTCTGAACCTAATAATATTTTAGAAAAAATTGTATGGTATAAAGAAGTAGAAGTAGAAAGGATGCGCGATCGCTTGCCTCTTGAACAATTACGCGATCAAGTAAAAAAAGCTACACCCCCGAAGGATTTCTTAGGTGCTTTACGCAAAGGTAAAACTAATCCAGCTTTAATTGCAGAAGTTAAAAAGGCTTCCCCCTCCAAAGGTGTCATCAAAGCCGATTTTAATCCAGTAGCGATCGCTCGTGCCTATGAAGAAGGTGGTGCAAGTTGTCTATCTGTCTTAACTGATGAGAAATTCTTTCAAGGTAGTTTTGAGAATCTGAATTTAATTAGACAAGAGGTTGATTTACCTTTATTATGCAAGGAATTTATTATTTATCCCTATCAGATATTTTTTGCCCGCGCTAAAGGTGCAGATGCTGTATTATTAATTGCTGCTGTATTGCCAGATAAGGATTTAAATTATTTTGTCAAAATTACTAAAAGTTTGGGCATGACTCCCTTAATTGAGGTACATACTCTAGAGGAATTAGATCGAGTCCTTGCTATTGAAGGGGTAGAATTAATTGGGATTAATAATCGTAATTTAGAAGATTTTTCTGTAAATTTAGATACTACTAAAGAACTTTTAACTGCTCGTCAAGAAACTTTAGCAAATAAGAATATCTTAATCGTTAGTGAATCTGGGCTGCATCAGGCAGAAGACATTAAGACGGTTAAGGAAGCAGGGGCAAAGGCTGTTTTAATTGGAGAATCTTTAGTTAAGCAAGCAGATATTCCCCAGGCAATAAATAGTTTATTTAGCTAA
- a CDS encoding FAD dependent oxidoreductase codes for MATYDWIVIGAGITGACLAYELSKQGLRVLLLEKDTVPSNATVYSYGGLAYWSGTDDLTRTLAAEGIDLHRQLSQELEGDTEFREIDLVLTIDRHDDPQTIVQNYDHFAITPELLSVQDACVLEPLLNPNAIAGVLKLPHGHIHAQKTTDAYIKAFKRQQGKLVYEQVDGLLRRGEDVIGVKTSNNSYYAANTVVCAGGLSRSLLYQAGIEVDNYFTHAQLIMTPPVDLELATIVMPAIQERFKIEAQTQDILPESSWNPPYRPLEQMILDPGAVQFMDGSMCLGQISAIACDPQANFDPVTAETQIRAEVSNILPLLEDIPGKCQHCLVAFNRQAIALVGNLAAIKGLYLFSGFTSTLVYAPILARRFAYWVSGKQDPIIEHLQGNLSKFNQINLSSS; via the coding sequence GAGTAATGCTACTGTCTATAGTTATGGTGGTTTGGCTTATTGGTCAGGAACAGATGATCTTACTCGCACCCTAGCAGCAGAAGGCATTGACCTCCATCGTCAATTATCCCAAGAGTTGGAAGGAGATACGGAGTTTCGAGAAATAGATTTGGTTTTAACTATCGATCGCCACGATGATCCTCAAACTATTGTCCAAAATTATGATCACTTTGCGATTACTCCTGAATTATTAAGTGTTCAAGATGCCTGTGTTTTAGAACCTTTACTCAATCCGAATGCGATCGCTGGAGTTTTAAAGTTACCTCATGGTCATATTCATGCTCAAAAAACTACTGATGCCTATATAAAAGCGTTTAAACGTCAGCAAGGAAAACTAGTTTATGAGCAGGTAGACGGTTTATTGCGTCGTGGGGAAGATGTAATAGGGGTAAAAACTTCAAATAATAGTTATTATGCTGCTAATACGGTTGTTTGTGCTGGTGGTTTATCGAGATCTTTACTGTATCAAGCAGGTATTGAAGTAGATAACTATTTTACCCATGCCCAATTAATCATGACTCCTCCAGTAGATTTAGAATTGGCAACTATTGTTATGCCAGCAATACAAGAGCGATTTAAGATAGAAGCTCAAACTCAAGATATATTACCAGAATCCTCTTGGAATCCTCCCTATAGACCTCTAGAGCAGATGATTTTAGACCCAGGAGCAGTACAATTTATGGATGGTAGTATGTGTTTAGGTCAAATAAGCGCGATCGCTTGTGATCCTCAAGCAAATTTTGATCCTGTGACTGCCGAAACTCAAATACGTGCAGAAGTTAGTAATATTTTACCTCTACTAGAAGATATTCCTGGCAAGTGTCAACATTGTCTAGTTGCTTTTAATCGTCAAGCGATCGCCCTTGTGGGTAATTTGGCAGCTATTAAAGGTCTTTATTTGTTTTCTGGTTTTACTAGTACTTTAGTTTATGCTCCCATATTAGCCCGACGTTTTGCTTATTGGGTTTCAGGCAAACAAGACCCAATTATTGAGCATCTGCAAGGGAATTTGAGTAAATTTAATCAAATTAACCTCAGTTCTAGTTAA